A genome region from Frankineae bacterium MT45 includes the following:
- a CDS encoding transcriptional regulator, TetR family, with amino-acid sequence MSDELPQMLRTDARDNRDRILENARMLFSERGLDITMREIARHAEVGPATLYRRFPTKQLLIDEAFTDELRACRAIVADGCADPDAWRGFCSVIEEITAHNVRNQGFVDAFLSTQTDADSFATHRAELTRMLAKLARRAQTAGRLRPDFVIDDLLLVLLAGRGLASIPPASREKAARRFAALAIESFRTSETNEALPRPARLIDVVARPASARPAGS; translated from the coding sequence ATGAGCGACGAACTGCCCCAGATGCTGCGTACCGACGCCCGAGACAACCGCGACCGCATCCTCGAGAACGCGCGAATGCTCTTCTCCGAACGGGGACTCGACATCACCATGCGCGAGATCGCCCGCCACGCTGAGGTCGGGCCGGCAACCCTCTACCGCCGATTCCCCACCAAACAGCTACTCATCGACGAGGCGTTCACCGACGAACTCCGGGCCTGTCGAGCCATCGTGGCGGACGGGTGTGCCGACCCGGATGCGTGGCGGGGATTCTGCTCCGTGATCGAAGAGATCACCGCGCACAACGTGCGAAACCAAGGCTTCGTCGACGCCTTCCTCTCCACTCAGACCGACGCGGACTCGTTCGCCACGCACCGCGCTGAGCTGACCAGGATGCTCGCGAAGCTGGCCCGACGAGCTCAGACCGCCGGCCGGCTACGTCCCGACTTCGTAATCGACGACCTGTTACTCGTGCTGCTCGCCGGACGGGGGCTCGCATCGATTCCCCCGGCGAGCCGCGAGAAGGCCGCCCGAAGATTCGCAGCCCTCGCCATCGAAAGCTTCCGCACCAGCGAAACGAACGAGGCCCTGCCCCGCCCAGCCCGACTCATCGACGTCGTCGCCCGACCTGCTAGTGCGCGGCCAGCCGGATCTTGA
- a CDS encoding putative hydrolase of the HAD superfamily: MTETPLQARPRAVIFDFGGVLTTSVLEAFGDFGERVCGDRGLPMRLFGTDAVTKRLLAEHEEGRLDQRGFEEGFAARLREHGVEIGADGLLVELQRGTVRDEASVALVAQLRAAGVPVGLISNSLGNCYDGWDLPSMFDAIAISGQEGVRKPSRRLYEIGCARLGVPPNEVIMIDDLPHNIVAAERLGMTGIVHRTARETAQALEPLLGITLEAAN, encoded by the coding sequence GTGACCGAAACGCCGCTCCAGGCCCGCCCGCGCGCCGTGATCTTCGACTTCGGCGGTGTCCTCACCACCAGCGTCCTCGAGGCCTTCGGTGACTTCGGCGAGCGGGTCTGTGGTGACCGCGGGCTCCCGATGCGTCTCTTCGGAACCGATGCGGTGACGAAGCGACTCCTCGCCGAGCATGAGGAGGGGCGGCTGGATCAGCGGGGCTTCGAGGAGGGGTTCGCGGCCCGGCTGCGCGAGCATGGCGTCGAGATCGGTGCTGATGGGCTGCTCGTCGAACTGCAGCGGGGCACCGTGCGCGACGAGGCGAGCGTGGCGCTGGTTGCGCAGTTGCGCGCCGCAGGCGTGCCCGTCGGGCTGATCTCGAACTCGCTCGGCAACTGCTACGACGGCTGGGATCTGCCATCGATGTTCGACGCAATCGCCATCTCAGGGCAGGAGGGTGTGCGCAAACCATCGCGGCGGCTCTACGAGATCGGCTGTGCGCGCCTTGGGGTGCCGCCGAACGAGGTCATCATGATCGACGACCTGCCGCACAATATCGTCGCCGCCGAACGTCTCGGCATGACCGGCATCGTGCACCGTACCGCCCGCGAGACCGCGCAGGCGCTGGAACCACTCCTCGGCATCACCCTTGAA
- a CDS encoding NADPH:quinone reductase — MMVRAIAIQQFGDPSGMVVIDAPEPVPGPGEVVIQTEAIGVGGVDAVIRRGTISGYGFAEGLIPGSEVAGTVSACGVDVDGSWLGRRVWAFTGTGGGYVEQAVAKPANIVALPDELSSIDAVTLGSAAPVAHFALARARFAAGESVLVRGAAGSIGLATIELAVRGGAGAVAVTTSSPERGRRLRELGATHVLTRSGSSEGAAPETYDVIIDIVGGPELTEFVDRLAPNGRFVLVGVVGGLPPADFGLRLLRSFQQSRSVATFSLDTVAAPTRDAARAELFAAAGRGELQAVVHEVRPLEEAAQAHREMDAGTVFGRIVLTP; from the coding sequence ATGATGGTGCGAGCGATAGCCATTCAGCAGTTCGGTGACCCCAGCGGGATGGTGGTGATCGACGCGCCAGAACCGGTTCCGGGACCGGGCGAGGTTGTCATCCAGACGGAGGCGATCGGCGTCGGCGGCGTGGATGCAGTCATTCGCCGGGGAACTATCAGCGGGTACGGGTTCGCCGAGGGACTGATTCCGGGTAGCGAGGTCGCCGGCACAGTCTCCGCCTGCGGCGTGGACGTCGACGGATCGTGGTTGGGGCGGCGGGTCTGGGCCTTCACCGGCACCGGCGGCGGGTACGTCGAGCAAGCGGTGGCGAAACCGGCCAACATCGTTGCGCTTCCCGACGAGCTCAGCTCGATCGACGCGGTGACTCTGGGAAGTGCGGCCCCAGTGGCCCACTTCGCGCTGGCCCGTGCCCGTTTCGCGGCCGGGGAATCAGTGCTCGTGCGTGGAGCCGCCGGCAGCATCGGCCTCGCGACGATCGAACTCGCCGTCCGCGGCGGGGCCGGTGCGGTCGCGGTCACCACCTCCTCCCCGGAACGCGGTCGCCGGCTCAGGGAGCTCGGAGCAACACACGTCCTCACTCGTAGCGGCTCGAGTGAGGGCGCTGCGCCGGAGACCTACGACGTGATCATCGACATCGTCGGCGGACCTGAACTGACTGAGTTCGTCGACCGGCTAGCCCCGAATGGACGTTTCGTCCTGGTCGGCGTCGTCGGCGGGCTGCCGCCGGCGGACTTCGGCCTGCGGCTCCTGCGCTCCTTCCAGCAGTCACGATCGGTGGCGACCTTCAGCCTCGACACCGTCGCTGCTCCGACCAGGGATGCCGCCCGGGCCGAACTATTCGCGGCCGCGGGGCGCGGCGAGCTACAGGCCGTCGTCCACGAGGTCCGGCCGCTGGAAGAGGCGGCGCAGGCGCACCGCGAGATGGACGCCGGCACCGTCTTCGGCCGCATTGTCCTGACACCCTAG
- a CDS encoding Predicted arabinose efflux permease, MFS family — translation MARQSPSPRPLSKVSRLPFGRRNLGRQFGLLWTAYAVSAYGSGLGFGALPLIAVLALHSSTAEVSALSAVGPAVGAVIALPLGPWVEFRRKRPVMIAMDLARFAVMLSIPLGYALGWLSFAQLLIVSATVAAAKIAFNSASGAYLRSIVSSRDLLVANARFESTTWSAMAVGPPLGGAAIAIFGPVITVVIDASSYLLSALGIAAIRGAEDAPPRSEKARVRANELLDGWRHILTHPVLRPLYLNNMMVAGLIMATEPLLAVLMLRDLGFPPWQYGLAFAAPCLGGLIGSRLAPRCVARFGQGWVFRWIGTTRAIWLIGLPFVRPGVVGLVVVMSVELAIIVSMSLYTPVLATYRLEHTPRHRMARTLSAWSIGQQASIAGFTALGGLLATATSTRAALTVIGLLILTTPLLLPRSNALAVAVGDEEPSLHQEQAVVL, via the coding sequence GTGGCTCGTCAATCCCCGAGCCCGCGACCGCTGTCGAAGGTGTCGCGGTTGCCTTTCGGCCGTCGGAATCTGGGACGGCAGTTCGGCTTGCTGTGGACGGCCTACGCGGTGAGCGCCTACGGCTCGGGCCTGGGGTTCGGCGCACTCCCGCTGATTGCGGTGCTCGCCCTTCACTCGAGTACGGCCGAAGTCTCGGCGCTGTCGGCCGTCGGACCGGCCGTCGGTGCAGTGATCGCGCTGCCACTCGGGCCGTGGGTGGAGTTCCGTCGCAAGCGGCCGGTGATGATCGCGATGGACCTGGCCCGCTTCGCCGTCATGCTGAGCATCCCGCTCGGGTATGCCCTCGGCTGGCTCTCCTTCGCCCAGTTGCTGATCGTCTCGGCCACGGTCGCGGCGGCCAAGATCGCGTTCAACTCAGCCAGCGGCGCCTACCTCCGGAGCATCGTCAGTTCGCGGGATCTGCTGGTCGCCAATGCGCGGTTCGAGTCCACAACGTGGAGCGCGATGGCGGTTGGCCCGCCGCTGGGTGGGGCCGCCATCGCGATCTTCGGACCGGTGATCACGGTCGTCATCGATGCCAGTAGCTACCTGCTCTCCGCCCTGGGCATCGCGGCGATCCGTGGGGCCGAGGATGCGCCGCCGAGGAGCGAGAAGGCGCGCGTTCGGGCCAATGAACTCCTCGACGGTTGGCGGCACATCCTGACCCACCCCGTGCTGCGGCCGCTCTACCTGAACAACATGATGGTGGCCGGCCTGATCATGGCGACCGAACCGCTGCTCGCTGTGCTGATGCTGCGCGACCTCGGTTTCCCGCCCTGGCAGTACGGTCTCGCGTTCGCCGCTCCCTGCCTCGGCGGCCTCATCGGCTCCCGACTGGCGCCGCGGTGCGTGGCCCGTTTCGGCCAGGGCTGGGTCTTCCGCTGGATCGGGACGACCCGCGCAATCTGGCTGATCGGGCTACCCTTCGTCCGTCCTGGGGTCGTCGGGCTCGTCGTGGTGATGTCGGTCGAACTGGCGATCATCGTCAGCATGAGCCTCTACACCCCGGTGCTTGCGACGTACCGGCTCGAGCACACGCCGCGTCATCGGATGGCCCGCACGCTCTCGGCCTGGTCGATCGGACAGCAGGCCTCGATCGCCGGCTTCACTGCGCTGGGCGGCCTGCTCGCCACCGCCACCAGCACGCGGGCCGCTCTCACCGTCATAGGTCTACTGATCCTCACCACGCCACTGCTGCTACCAAGGAGCAACGCACTGGCGGTGGCCGTCGGTGATGAGGAACCTAGCCTGCATCAGGAGCAGGCCGTCGTGCTGTAG
- a CDS encoding amino acid/polyamine/organocation transporter, APC superfamily: MTTGPQNALTRRLGLTDAIVIGLGSMIGAGVFAVFGPAAAVAGAGLLISLVVAGVVAFCNAISSARLAALYPESGGTYVYGRRRLGAFWGYLAGWTFVVGKTASCAAMALTFASYAAPHHLRIVAVLVVVTLTAVNLRGVQKSAWLTRLIVALTFITLGIVVAGAFLGGGADTGNLSPFPGGDLHGILQASGLIFFAFAGYARVATLGEEVREPARTIPRAIVIALTITLCVYALVAVSALLALGESALAASSAPLHDVVLGGELHRLAPLVQVGGAIAAAGSLLALILGVSRTAFAMARDGHFPRALSAVHQQHGTPYRAELAVAAVVTLLIATVDLRHAIGFSSFGVLLYYAIANASALTLGRAGERRPARWLPTLGLVGCLVLALSLPVATILSGLAVLLVGGLVWAFTSRRAPGRA; the protein is encoded by the coding sequence ATGACCACCGGCCCTCAGAATGCGCTGACCCGACGGCTGGGCCTCACCGACGCGATCGTCATTGGGCTCGGCTCGATGATCGGCGCCGGGGTCTTCGCCGTCTTCGGGCCGGCCGCCGCAGTGGCCGGCGCCGGGTTGTTGATCTCGCTGGTCGTCGCCGGCGTGGTCGCCTTCTGCAATGCCATCTCCTCCGCCCGGCTGGCCGCGCTCTACCCGGAGTCCGGTGGCACCTACGTCTATGGCCGTCGGCGTCTCGGGGCCTTCTGGGGCTACCTGGCCGGCTGGACGTTCGTCGTTGGAAAGACCGCGAGCTGCGCGGCGATGGCGCTGACGTTCGCCTCCTACGCCGCACCGCATCACCTGCGAATCGTGGCTGTTCTCGTCGTCGTCACACTCACCGCAGTGAACCTTCGCGGGGTTCAGAAGTCCGCGTGGCTGACCCGTCTCATCGTCGCCCTCACCTTCATCACGCTCGGCATCGTGGTGGCCGGCGCGTTCCTGGGTGGGGGAGCCGACACCGGCAACCTGTCGCCCTTTCCGGGTGGTGATCTGCACGGCATCCTGCAGGCCAGCGGTCTGATCTTCTTCGCCTTCGCCGGCTACGCCCGGGTGGCCACCCTCGGCGAGGAGGTCCGAGAGCCGGCCCGGACGATCCCCAGGGCCATCGTCATCGCCCTCACCATCACCCTCTGCGTCTACGCCCTAGTCGCCGTTTCTGCACTGCTCGCACTGGGCGAGTCGGCGCTCGCGGCCAGTTCAGCCCCGCTCCATGACGTGGTCCTCGGCGGTGAGTTGCACCGTCTCGCGCCACTGGTGCAGGTCGGCGGGGCGATCGCCGCCGCCGGTTCACTGCTCGCGCTGATCCTCGGTGTCTCCCGCACCGCCTTCGCCATGGCCCGTGATGGGCACTTCCCGCGCGCCCTCTCCGCCGTGCACCAGCAGCACGGGACGCCTTACCGGGCCGAGCTCGCCGTCGCCGCCGTCGTCACGCTCCTCATCGCGACTGTGGACCTGCGCCACGCGATCGGCTTCTCCTCTTTCGGTGTGCTGCTCTACTACGCGATCGCCAACGCCAGCGCACTCACGCTGGGGCGGGCGGGGGAGCGCCGGCCGGCTCGCTGGCTGCCCACCCTCGGCTTGGTCGGCTGCCTGGTCCTGGCGCTCAGCCTCCCCGTGGCAACGATCCTGAGCGGTCTCGCCGTGCTGCTCGTCGGCGGCCTGGTCTGGGCCTTCACCTCACGCCGCGCCCCGGGACGCGCCTGA
- a CDS encoding Mycothiol maleylpyruvate isomerase N-terminal domain-containing protein, with translation MMERSVEAEEFFTTVDAVPPQAVSACAGWTTHEVAAHVAGIAAEVTRHLKPYLAGDPVPETRSFEEREAPLQQLEHSALLRRLDAEDERMRSIVDDVLESDPDAVIPWTGRRMAVAKFIPHLRNEYALHRWDIAGDDEVSGRLLGDLDLVAHSVGELGRILLVAGRQHDPDAASDFNIRLRTPGQPDLRVVVEAGHAALVWGDDADDGSDDAPALEIDAGARHLFIWGRRPDHRGRLLSQLHQPELARLQALLSGY, from the coding sequence ATGATGGAACGCAGTGTGGAAGCGGAGGAGTTCTTCACCACCGTCGACGCTGTACCGCCGCAGGCGGTGAGCGCATGCGCGGGATGGACGACGCACGAGGTCGCGGCACATGTCGCCGGTATCGCCGCCGAGGTCACCCGGCATCTAAAGCCGTATCTGGCCGGTGATCCGGTCCCCGAGACGCGCAGTTTCGAGGAGCGTGAGGCGCCGCTGCAGCAACTGGAGCACTCCGCCTTGCTCAGACGCCTTGACGCAGAGGATGAGCGGATGCGGAGCATCGTCGACGACGTCCTCGAAAGCGATCCAGACGCGGTGATCCCGTGGACCGGGCGCCGGATGGCGGTCGCGAAGTTCATCCCGCATCTGCGCAACGAGTATGCACTGCATCGCTGGGACATCGCCGGTGACGACGAGGTGAGCGGACGGCTACTCGGAGACCTCGACCTCGTCGCACACTCCGTCGGCGAGCTCGGCCGGATCCTGCTCGTGGCCGGACGACAGCACGACCCCGACGCGGCATCGGACTTCAACATCCGACTCCGGACACCTGGCCAACCGGATCTACGGGTCGTGGTCGAGGCCGGCCACGCAGCTCTCGTCTGGGGTGACGACGCCGATGACGGCAGCGATGACGCACCGGCTCTGGAGATCGATGCCGGAGCCCGCCACCTGTTCATCTGGGGGCGACGCCCCGATCACCGCGGACGACTTCTCAGCCAGCTTCATCAACCGGAACTCGCGCGTCTACAGGCACTTCTCTCCGGCTACTGA
- a CDS encoding Predicted ferric reductase — translation MTAQLTRPARPSQRSRVIPRPRITRAVALSAIYVGALMVLALWWNDTNFVSGLDGWLTNAGRITGLECGYGIVVLLALMSRAPVLEREVGTDRLVRWHAIGGRYIVCLVVAHTALITWGYALTAHRSIFGETADLNTQYADVLMATVALGLLLLVGITSARAARRRLAYETWHYVHLYTYLAVALSFSHQFSTGADFTDLRARILWSALYIAVALLLIRYRVVAPLLSLRRHQFRVAEVRAESPDTISLYITGRNLAELHAESGQFFRWRFLTRDLWWVASPYSLSAPARRDHLRITVQKAGTHSAQLAKLRPGTRVLAEGPYGSFTGAQRSRAKVLLIAGGVGITPIRALFESLPGRPGDVTLIYRASSPVDIILKHEIDEIAAWRGARVHYLVGPRRPGAADFLSARSISQSLGDIRNWDVYLCGPESMTTAVRESLRQLRVPPWRIHYESFAF, via the coding sequence GTGACCGCGCAGCTCACCCGGCCGGCCCGACCGTCCCAACGGTCGCGGGTAATTCCGCGCCCCCGGATCACTCGGGCCGTGGCCCTGTCGGCGATCTACGTCGGTGCCCTGATGGTGCTCGCGCTCTGGTGGAACGACACGAACTTCGTCAGCGGACTCGACGGCTGGCTCACCAATGCGGGCCGGATCACCGGGCTGGAGTGCGGCTACGGCATCGTCGTGCTGTTGGCGCTGATGAGCCGGGCGCCGGTGCTCGAGCGCGAGGTCGGGACGGACCGCCTGGTGCGGTGGCACGCGATCGGCGGCCGGTACATCGTCTGCCTGGTGGTGGCTCACACTGCGCTCATCACCTGGGGCTACGCCCTCACCGCGCATCGCAGCATCTTCGGTGAGACGGCCGACCTGAATACGCAGTACGCCGATGTGCTGATGGCCACCGTTGCCCTCGGACTCCTGCTCCTCGTCGGTATCACCTCGGCCCGGGCCGCGCGCCGCCGACTGGCCTACGAGACCTGGCACTACGTCCACCTCTACACCTATCTGGCCGTCGCCCTCTCCTTCAGCCACCAGTTCTCGACCGGAGCCGACTTCACCGACCTGCGAGCGCGGATCCTCTGGTCGGCGCTCTACATCGCGGTGGCGCTGCTGCTGATCCGCTATCGCGTGGTCGCACCGCTGCTGTCGCTGCGGCGTCATCAGTTCCGGGTCGCTGAGGTGCGGGCCGAGTCGCCCGACACGATCTCGCTGTACATCACCGGCCGCAACCTGGCCGAACTCCACGCCGAATCCGGCCAGTTCTTCCGCTGGCGCTTCCTGACCCGCGACCTCTGGTGGGTGGCCAGCCCGTATTCGCTCTCCGCCCCGGCCCGCCGCGATCACCTGCGAATCACGGTGCAGAAGGCGGGAACACACTCCGCGCAGCTGGCCAAGCTACGTCCCGGAACGCGGGTCTTGGCCGAGGGTCCCTATGGTTCCTTCACCGGCGCCCAGCGCTCGCGCGCCAAGGTCCTGCTCATCGCCGGCGGCGTCGGCATCACGCCCATCCGGGCGCTCTTCGAGAGCCTCCCCGGACGTCCGGGTGACGTCACCCTTATCTACCGAGCCAGCTCGCCGGTGGACATCATTCTCAAACATGAGATCGACGAGATCGCTGCCTGGCGGGGTGCCCGGGTGCACTATCTGGTTGGACCGCGCCGCCCCGGCGCGGCTGACTTCCTCTCCGCGCGCAGCATCTCCCAATCCCTCGGTGATATTCGAAACTGGGACGTCTACCTCTGCGGCCCGGAGAGCATGACCACCGCCGTACGCGAATCCCTGCGCCAGCTTCGAGTTCCACCATGGCGCATCCACTACGAATCATTCGCCTTTTAA
- a CDS encoding thiamine biosynthesis lipoprotein, translating into MGTVFSLDIASDFDRDALADAMQWLHRMDGLFSTYQPDSQISRLGRCELRMADCDPEVVEILDLCEQLRGQTGGYFDARASGQLDPSGAVKGWAVEGLHQRLVQAGSSRHYVNGGGDIRCTATEADPQWRFGIADPTDPQRLLSVVAGHDFALATSGIAERGAHILDPYTRRPPTDLVSISLVGADLTLVDAYATAAFAMGASAQAWLPGLAGIEATAVAADGHRWSTAGFPGA; encoded by the coding sequence ATGGGGACGGTCTTCTCACTGGATATAGCAAGTGATTTCGACCGGGACGCGTTGGCGGACGCGATGCAGTGGCTGCACCGGATGGACGGGCTCTTCTCCACCTATCAACCGGATAGCCAGATCAGCCGGCTCGGGCGCTGCGAACTCCGGATGGCCGACTGCGATCCCGAGGTGGTCGAGATTCTGGATCTCTGCGAGCAGCTCCGCGGCCAGACCGGCGGCTACTTCGACGCTCGGGCCAGCGGGCAGCTGGACCCTTCCGGAGCGGTGAAGGGGTGGGCCGTGGAGGGGCTGCATCAGCGACTTGTGCAGGCCGGCTCGTCACGTCACTACGTCAACGGCGGGGGAGACATCCGCTGCACGGCCACCGAGGCCGACCCGCAGTGGCGTTTCGGCATCGCTGACCCGACCGACCCGCAGCGCTTGCTGAGCGTCGTTGCCGGCCACGATTTCGCCCTGGCCACCTCTGGTATCGCGGAGCGCGGAGCGCACATTCTCGATCCGTACACGCGTCGACCCCCGACCGACCTGGTGAGCATCTCGCTCGTCGGGGCGGATCTCACCCTCGTCGACGCCTACGCGACCGCCGCCTTCGCGATGGGGGCCAGCGCCCAGGCGTGGCTACCGGGGCTTGCGGGTATCGAAGCGACGGCGGTCGCCGCCGATGGCCACCGCTGGTCGACGGCTGGGTTTCCGGGAGCCTGA